A segment of the Robbsia sp. KACC 23696 genome:
GGCCTTCTCACGGAGCGCGATCACGTCACCGACGCGAATCTGCTGCGACGGGATGTTCGCCACAACGCCATTCACCGTAACTGCACAGTGGCTGACGAGCTGACGAGCTTCCGCGCGGGTCGAGCCGAAGCCCATCCGGTACACGACATTGTCCAGACGGCCTTCCAGCAATTGCAACAGCGTGGCGCCGGTGTTGCCCTTGCGACGGTCGGCTTCAGCGAAGTAACGGCGGAACTGACGCTCCAACACACCGTAGATCCGCTTGACCTTTTGCTTTTCGCGCAGTTGCAGACCGTAGTCCGACGTCCGCGCACCCGAGGTACGACCATGTTGACCCGGCTTGCTGTCCAGCTTGCACTTGTCGGCCAGCGAACGGCGGTTCGACAACAGCGACAGGTCGGTGCCTTCACGGCGGGAGAGTTTGGCTCGTGGGCCGGTATAACGTGCCACTTTTGGTTTCCTTCTGTATTAAATCGCGTTCAGCGCGATGGGCAACCGATCAAGACCGGACGCTGGCGTGCAAACCTGCACATTGACGTCCCGCTCGATCCGCCCGCCTACTGAGGCGAGTCCGGTATCCGGTGCATGTACGTCCTTCACAGTCAGGATCGTTGACACGCACGTCGCACCAGGACGGTGGGCTTATAAGTGGAATGGTTTGCACCATTCCGGTATGCATCGATCAGATGCGGCGACGCTTCGGCGGACGGCAGCCATTGTGCGGGATCGGGGTCACGTCGGAGATCGACGTGATCTTGATGCCCAGGCTGTGCAGCGCACGAACCGCGGATTCGCGACCCGGGCCAGGGCCCTTGATGCGCACTTCCAGGTTCTTGACGCCGTATTCCATCGCCACGCGGCCAGCTTGTTCCGCTGCAACCTGCGCTGCAAACGGGGTCGACTTACGGGAGCCCTTGAAGCCTTGGCCGCCCGACGTCGCCCACGACAGGGCATTGCCCTGACGGTCCGTGATCGTGATGATCGTGTTGTTGAACGAAGCGTGGACGCACGCGACGCCCTCCGGCACGTTCTTCTT
Coding sequences within it:
- the rpsD gene encoding 30S ribosomal protein S4 — its product is MARYTGPRAKLSRREGTDLSLLSNRRSLADKCKLDSKPGQHGRTSGARTSDYGLQLREKQKVKRIYGVLERQFRRYFAEADRRKGNTGATLLQLLEGRLDNVVYRMGFGSTRAEARQLVSHCAVTVNGVVANIPSQQIRVGDVIALREKAKKQARVLEALSLQEQSGFPAWVAVDSKELVGTFKQVPDRSEITGDINESLIVELYSR
- the rpsK gene encoding 30S ribosomal protein S11 — translated: MAKAQNNSAAQRVRKKVKKNVPEGVACVHASFNNTIITITDRQGNALSWATSGGQGFKGSRKSTPFAAQVAAEQAGRVAMEYGVKNLEVRIKGPGPGRESAVRALHSLGIKITSISDVTPIPHNGCRPPKRRRI